The genomic stretch AAAAATAAACAAGAAAGAGATGATACGGGTAAAGGTAAACAACCCGATCACCATGCTGAAGCTAGTGTTGTTGAGTCCGAGTCTGATGGGGAGTTATTAGTAGCTGCTGACATTGTCCAAAGGTCCATAAATGAGTGGATACTTGATTCTGGTTGTACATTTCACATGTCACCTAATAAAGACTGGTTTTCCACCTACAAACCTGTAGATGGTGGTCTTGTTTTGATGGGCAACGATGCTCAATGCAAAGTTGTTGGTGAAGGTACAGTTACAATTAAAACACATGATGGTGTTACTAGAATCTTGACGGATGTCAGACACGTCCCCGATTTAAAACGAAATCTCATTTCATTAGGCACTCTTGAATCACTTGGGTGTAAGTATTCAGCTGAAGGTGGAGTTTTAAAAGTGTCCAAAGGTTCTCTTGTATTGTTAAAGGCAAATCGATCTGGTAGCCTATATGTGCTGCAGGGGTTCAACCATTTCAGGTTCCGCAGCAGTTGTCTCATCCACTGACAGCACCAAATTGTGGCATATGAGATTGGGCCACATGAGTGAGAAGGGATTGCGTGTCCTCAACAAAAAAGGACTCTTCGGAAGCTATTGTACCGGTAAGGTTGATTTCTGCGAACATTGTGTTTTTGGTAAGCAGAAAAGGGTAAGCTTCTCAAAAGGCGTTCATAGAACCAAGGGTACATTGGATTACATCCATTCTGACCTTTGGGGTCCCTCTAGAGTTCCTTCAAAAAGAGGATGTTTTTATATGTTGACCATTATTGATGATTTCTCAAGAAAGCTTTGGGTTTATTTCCTTAAAAGCAAGACCGAAGTGTTTTCCACTTTCAAGGAGTGGAAAGTCTTGATTGAGAACCAGACTGGTAAGAAGATCAAAAGATTGAGAACAGACAATGGTCTTGAATTCTGTTCAAATGATTTCAATCGATTCTGCAAAAAGGAAGGTATTGCCAGACATCACACCATTCCAGGTACTCCTCAGCAAAATGGAGTCGCAGAACGTATGAACAGAACTATCTTGGAGAGAGATCACTGCATGCTCTCTCATTCTGGCATGGGAAAAGAGTTTTGGGCTGAAGCGGCTAGCACTGCATGCTATTTGATCAACCGCTCCCCAAACAGATCGTTAGACAAATGATATTCCGAAGAAGTTTGGTCAGGTAAACCTGTTGATTATTCTAATCTCAGAATATTTGGTTGTCCTGCATATTCTCATGTAAACGAGGGAAAATTGGAATCTCGTGCTAAAAAATGCATTTTCTTAGGTTATGGCTTAGGGGTTAAAGGGTACCGTTTATATGACCCTGAGTCTCGAAAAACCTTTCatagtagaaatgtaacctttCATGAGAATGCTTTGCTATCTTCTGGAAGAGATATTGTTGCTTCCCCATCGGTACGGATGATACGAGAGAGTACCATAGAGAAGGTGGAGTTTGAGGTCGCAGCCAAGAATACTCCGGAGGAAGATGTCCCAACTTCCTACCCTCCACCAAATTCCAATGATGAAACCGTTACCACCGACCACAGAAGTCCACAACAACAGCAACGTCAACCTCTAAGACGAGGTTTACCACAACCGTGGTCTATGGCTCGAAATCTTCCTGAACAGAGACCAAGAAAATTGACTCAAAGATACATTGGCCAAAGTGCTAATATTGCTTATGCTTTGGCTGCTGCACAAGAAATTGATGATTGTGATGAGCCTAAAAGTTATTTTGAGGCTACCTCCAATGGAGATTCAGCAAAATGGGTTGCAGCTATGCAAGAAGAGATTGAGAGTCTTCATAAGAATGAAACTTGGGATCTGGTGAAGTTACCAGATGGTAAGAGAGCTATCAGTTGCAAGTGGATCTTTAAAAGGAAAGAAGGCATTCCCGGTGTTGAGAATGCAAGGTACAAGGCAAGGTTTGTTGTCAGAGGTTTTGATCAACAGGAAGGCATTgattttaatgaggtattttctcCTGTTGTCCGTCACACCTCAATTCGTATATTACTTGCTCTAGTTGCTTTGCATGATTTAGAGTTGGAGCAGTTAGATGTCAAAACTGCTTTTCTTCATGGTAATCTTGAAGAGGAAATCTATATCCATCAACCCGAGGGTTTTGTTGTCCCTGGTAAAGAGGACTATGTATGCCGTTTGAAAAAGTCTCTTTATGGTCTAAAGCAGTCTCCAAGACAGTGGTACAAAAGGTTTGATTCCTTCATGGTTGGACATGgctactcgaggagtagttaTGATAATTGTGTTTATTTTCGAAGACGTCACGATGGGTCTTTCATGTACTTGTTACTTTATGTCGATGATATGTTGATCGCGGCACGAGACAAGTCTCTTGTCAACAAGTTAAAGGCTCAGTTGAACAGTGAGTTTGATATGAAGGACGTAGGTCCTGCCAAGAAAATTCTTGGAATGGAGATTAGTAGGGATCGTCAGGCAGGGAAACTTGTTCTGTCACAAGAGAAATATGTCCTGAAGATGATGGACAAGTTTAATATGCGAGATTGTAAACCTGTTACTACTCCACTTGCTGCTCATTTTAAATTGTCATCTGAACAGTGTCCACAAACAGAAGAAGGTAAAAGGCGTATGTCACATGTTCCTTATTCAAATGTCGTTGGAAGTTTAATGTATGCCATGGTGTGCACACGACCAGATTTGGCTTATGCTGTTAGTGCTGTTAGCAGATTCATGCACAATCCAGACAAAGAACATTGGGAAGCCGTTAAATGGATTCTTCGTTATGTGAAGGGTTCGTCTGATGTTGGTTTGGTATTTGATCGACAGAGAGCTGATCCCGGAGGCATAGTCGGTTATGTTGATGCAGACTATGGTGGTGATTTAGATCGGAGAAGATCACTTTCCACTTATATCTTTACACTTTGTGGCTCTGCTATCAGTTGGTATTCTTCATTACAAGCCATTGCGGCATTATCAACTACTGAAGCAGAATATATTGCTGCCACTGAAGGGGTGAAAGAAGCTATATGGCTTCATGGCTTGGTAAGTGAACTTGGTCTACGACAAGACATACTTGTTGTATTTTGCTATAGTCAAAGTGCTGTCCACTTGACCAAGAACAGCAAACACCACTCGAAGACCAAGCACATTGATATAAGACGCCACTTTATCCGAGATATTATTGCTGTAGGAAATCTTACTGTCGAGAAGGTTCATACAACCGAAAATCCTGCAGATATGTTAACCAAGCCACTTACAGCAGCTAAGTTTGATCATTGTCTTAACTTAGCTGGTGTCATCCACACCTAAAAGAGATGTTCATGGCGAAGAGAGCGTTTTCATTGAAATGGCGatcaaggtggagatttgttggACGGTGCTCTCCATTTCTTCACAAGCAATAGTGTTGTGAGCTACGTAGGTGTAGCAATTTCTTCACTTAGGCCTGCAAAATTAAATGAAGGCTAGTAGCACATGTTCTTTGACAATGGAGCTGTGCTTTCACACAACCTTTTGGCACTATAAATACCCCTGCGTATTGCTTGATTCAGTGCACCACAATACATTCTACTTCTTCCTTATCATTCCTCTTTCTTATACACTCTTTCTATATTTCGGGTATAAATGTTTAACCCGTAGAGAGTATAATACTTTGGCTATTATCTGTCGGCCTTTGAGGAAATATTCTTGTACTCCCATTTTATTATAGTGGGATTACTTGGCTCTCTCGCCGGTGGTTTTTTACCACTATTTAAAGAGGGTTTTTCCACCTAAAAATCCCGGTGTCATTTTTATCGTCTTtctttaatttctcttttatCTTTAGCTGAATCTATTCGCTTCCGCACACTCTATACCCCTACAGAAGGTATGATTGGTGATGACGATGAATTTGCAGGTGAGATGCGATATGGGCGAGGATGATGGTGACGGTTCAGGTGGagatgaattaatggtgatcgtGGGTCAGAGGCCGAGATGCAGGGGAGGTGAATTGGACTGATTGTAGTGAATGAGTCGGGTTCGTGTGTATAGTGGAAGGAGGTCGAAAATGGTGAATGTGAATTGATCATGGTGATGAATGATTAATGGTGGAAGCTGCAGATGATGGTGCGTGAATGAAGTGAGTGAAGGGAGTAAAAGGTGATGAAGGTGGAAATTGATGGTGGTTGTAGCAGGTGGTATAATGATCGTGAAAATGGTGAATGGAAATGGTGGAAATGGTGATAATTCTGTAGTTGACAATGGTGAATTGAATTTGGGTGCTTCTTTGGTTAATTCCAACAAAGAAAGCAGGGTCAACTTGGGCTTGTAATTTTGCATAAAACAATAGGCAAACGTTGACTTTGTGGGACATGATTCAACACATTCTTTCACCATTTCACGTGACTCCGTCTTAACCCgctttatttccgtctcattttACTCGGACTCCGTGTCATTATCCCTCCTTACCTACACATTATTATAATAAagtaatagtaatattaatatGAAACAAGAATCTGACTAATTATTAATTCTAGCTAAGAcggctaattattataaattagtaattaaatgagctatttaatcaattaggcacgcaaaatcgagtcggaataaggtataaatgcggggtaaaatacaactaaaatgctacttatcagCCGGTGAACAATAGATCATCAACATATAAACATACTATAAGAACATCGTCACCTTTCTTCTTCACATAGAGTGCATGTTCATATGGACACTTAACAAAACCATTGTGAATCAAATATCCATCAATGCGTGCGTTCCATGCACGAGGAGCTTGCTTTAATCCATAAAGCGCTTTTTTCAAACGATACACTTTATCTTCTTCTCCCTCTATTACATAACCTTCTGGTTGTTCCACATAAACTTCTTCATCAAGAATTCCATTAAGAAATGCAGATTTAACATCGAGTTGGAATATCTTCCACTTGTGATGTGCTGCTAATGATATTAACATTCTCACATTGTCTAAACGAGCTACGGGAGCAAATACTTCTTTATAATCAACACCATACTTTTGTTTATAAGCTTTCGCTACAAGTCGTGCCTTGTATCTTTCAATACCTCCATCAGCGCCTCTCTTTATTTTGTAAACCCATTTTACACCGATAGCCTTTTGACCCTTCGGCAGACTGGTCAATTTCCAAGTATTATTTTTCTCTATTGCATTTATTTCTTCTTTCATAGCAGATCTCCACTCTTTTGCTTCAATAGCTTCAACAAATGTGATAGGTTCATGGTCTGCATATAGACAAAATAAATCAACTTCGTTTATTTCATTTGTCTCTTCATAAATCTCTCTCAAACTTCTCATCTTGACAGGTGTTTTTGGTGATGACGACTCATCGTTACAACTTGGAGTCATATCTTGAGCCTTTTCAAAGTTCGTTTCAGTAACATCGTTGTATTCATCAAATACAACCTTGTCTTTTTCAGTTTCCTCATTATCCCATTTCCATGATTCTCCTTCACTAAAAATTACATCTCTACTCTCAAATCTCAATCACCTTTCCTGTGGCCGGATTGTACAACTTATAAGCTTTGGATTGTGTACTGTATCCGATGAAGATGCATTTTTCACCTCGATCTTCTAATTTCTTCCTCTTTGCCTCAGGTATTTGTGCGTAGGCAATACACCCAAATACTCTCAAATGTTCGATACTTGGCTTTTCACCACTCCAAGCTTCCTGTGGAGTCATATTCTTGACACTCTTTGTTGGGCAACGATTAAGTATGTGGGTTGTCCATGCAACAACCTCGGCCCAAAATTGCTTCGGCAATCCTCTTTCTTTCAGTATGCTTCTTGTCATGTCTAGAATTGTCCGATTCTTTCTTTCGGCAATCCCATTTTGTTGCGGAGTATACGAGGCTGTAAATTGTTGTCGGATTCCCGCATTTCTACAAAAGCTCCTGAAAATATTCGATGTATATTCACCTCCTCGATCGGACCTAAGAATTTTCAACTTGTGTCCGCTTTCTAACTCGACTCGAGCTTTAAATTGTTTGAAAGTATCAAATGCAGCCGATTTCTCCTTTAACATATACACCCACAATTTCCTGCTATAATCATCGATAAAGGTAATAAAGTATCGATTACCTCCCAGAGATATTGGTTCCAATGGTCCACAAATATCCGTGTGTACCAATTCTAAGGGTGCTTTCGCTCTCCGTGAGAATCCCTTCTGAAACGGAAGTCTAGCTTGTTTGCCAATCGTGCATATTTCACAAACATGTTTAGGGTCTTCAATGGTTGGCAATCCATGTACCATATTCTTTGACTGGAGAAGTTTCAGGCCATTGAAATGCAAATGACCAAAACGTAAATGCCATTTCATGACTCATTTTCTATGACACCATAGAAACACTTTTGTACATTGATGTTGAGTTGCGCGGAAACATGCGATTCTTCGCCATTTTTGATTGAGCAATGAGTCTTCCCCTAGTATCTCTAAGGATAAGATTACTACCTTCAATATGCACGATATATCCCTTTTCAATGAGTTGCCCAATACTAAGTATATTACTTTTCATATTAGGCACATAATAAACATTTGAAATGAATTCTTCTTTTCCATTCTTCAGAATAATTTGTATTTTCCCTTTACCTGCAACTTGTAGTTTGGATGAATCTCCCAAACTTACATTTCCTTGGATTTTTTCATCAAGTTCAATAAAAAATTCTTTTCTACCGCACATGTGGTTACTAGCTCCAGAATCGAAAAACCACATATCTTCTTGATTATTAGCTTCTTCATGTGCTAGCAACAATGTTGGAGTATCTTCATTACTTTGCGATGATTCAGCAAAATTCAATCGATTTCCTTGAGTGTTTGGTTTATGCCAACAATCGGATGCATAATGCCCAAACTTTTGACAACTAAAACATTGAACGTCCTTTGCATTTCCACGTTCTTTGAAAGTTTTACCTCCTCTTCGTGATCCTTTTCCATGAGTGAAATTTTTCTCATTATTTTGATTACGAGGTTGATAATTACTCCGACCTCTACCACGTCCACGAAAACCACCTCTTCGTTGGTTGCCATTTTGTTTATCTAGAGTTAATTTTGATTCAAGTGCCTGCTCTAGCATAACTGGCCCAGCATTCTGTTTCAGAATTCTTTGCTCATGAACTTGGAGCGATCAAAGAAGttcttctattgataatttatcaATATCTTTTGATTCTTCTATTGCAGGTAATACATGATTAAATTTCTTATTGCATGATCGGAGTACTTTCTCAACTACCTTGTAATCTTCAATCTTTTCTCcattttgtttttgttgattaACATTTGAAAGAAGACGAGTAAAATAATCTAAAATTGACTCATTCTCAGTCATTTCAAGTTCCTCAAATTCTCCTCGTAATGTTTGCAAACGAATTCTACGTACACGCTCAACCCTTTTAAATATTGTCACAAGAGAATCCCATGCTTCTTTGCTTGAAGTTGCGCCTGATATTCTGGTGAACGTCTCTCGGTCTATCCCAGCGTATATTAAAAATAACGCCCTTTGATCTTTTTTATGAATCTCTTTCAATTCAATTTTCTTTTCAGTCGTATATAAAGCTTTTTCACTGTCAGATGGTTCTTCGAAACCATCGCTAACAATTTCCCACAAATCTTGGGAACCAAATAATGCTTTCATTTTAATGCACCAATCTTCATATTGGTCTTTTGCTAATTGGGGTACTTGAGGCTGAACAAAATTGACAGACATTATTATAGACTCTAATaaactggctctgataccaaatgtaggAGTTAGAAACTTAGAACTTACAACTTACTAACTCAACTAAATATAAACAATATATATTGGGAGAAACTAATACGGGTTACAAcccaaaataacaaaaaaatactAATTTATTGAATATAACTATCCTCACAATTGTTTCTCCCTTATTCactcttattttatttttcttatcttTTACAATAGAAATGATTTAAATTTATAAGATATCCATATACTAAACTTTTCATGGATGACATTACTTCTCAATTTCATCCACTAATATCAATAGTTAATGATAATAATAGTATTGATAATTAATGTTTGATCACTTTCAACAACTTCCCCTTAAACCTTTTCCGAATTAACCTTAAGCTAAGTCAATCTAAAGTCTTCATGTTAACATGCTAATCACTATCCAACCCTCAAATTCTCAGGTAAAACAATAAcgacaacatcagagccttaatcacAAAATGGTTTGGTGTCGACTAACATGAATTAACCTTTGACACCGTCACCTCAAATTCTCACTTTCTCATGTATGATACAAAATTTAGGCAACCAAGCATCCATGTTCCCTCCTCATTTTCATCCTGATATAGTCAGTAACACCGTTCATTTGAAATTTCCGACATTACTAATAGCAATCAAAACCTCGAATTCTCGGGTATTTATATAATTCTAGCAAGAACAACATCCAAGTTTTCTTGGATGTGATCATAATTCATAACATTTAGAAACTTATCATTACAAAAAAGATACAATCTTTAAGAGTTATAATCAGTAACACACTGCAGATGGAatttaaactacacaaatgaataaaaaagaataaatacaacaacaaaagtataatctAACATTCTACATTGGTGAAAAATCCAGCCAATATTAATGAttataaaaatgaaatcaaaaggTGATAACTTGGAATAGTGATTTGAATGCTATATAGGTTGAAAAGGATCAGAAATCAAATGAACTTATGGCAGAGATTTATTTTGTTCGAGTTGAAATGAGCAATTAAGCATAGGATGCCTATTAAATGGGTTATTTGAAGTGCCAATTAGTACTGTAATATTTTTCAGTGGCATGATATAGATTGAACCCATGTAGTAATGTCTCTTTTTTTATCATATGCGGTACTCAGTTGCGCCTTCCATTTTCTAAAACATGTAGCTAGCCAGCTAGGTCAAATGTTGGCTTATGTCAACAAAAATTGGAATCATGTTACAATCCCTACAGTTCAATATTATAGGAAAAGATAGTTCTCTTTCAGGTTTAATAAGATTGAGGATATTCATGAGGTACTCAAGGGAGGGTCGTGGTTAATGGGAAATAACTCTTTTATTCTAAAACAATGGACCCCTTTATTTTCTGTTGAAATGGACAAGGTTTCAGCTCTGCCCATTTGGATATTATTCCTTGACCTAGATCCTTTGCTATGGTCTGATGTAGTTTTTAATAAGTTGGCAAATAAAGTTGGAGCACCAATGTTTGCTGACACTACAACTACTTGTAAAGCCAGATTCTCATTTGCACGAGTTATGGTGGAAGCAGATTTATCTAAGGAGTTATCAAATTTTGGGGTTTTATTGTTAGACTAGTTTTACACCCGTGCAGAAAATTGCACGGGATTCTTTTAAAATTCTGATATTCGACGTATGATAATTCATATAAATGTAATTAGGCGTAAAGATTTAActgaagtacttgatgatttcTCTATCTAACTTCTTATTACATATGATTTGTTATTC from Silene latifolia isolate original U9 population chromosome 5, ASM4854445v1, whole genome shotgun sequence encodes the following:
- the LOC141657960 gene encoding uncharacterized protein LOC141657960 — its product is MSVNFVQPQVPQLAKDQYEDWCIKMKALFGSQDLWEIVSDGFEEPSDSEKALYTTEKKIELKEIHKKDQRALFLIYAGIDRETFTRISGATSSKEAWDSLVTIFKRVERVRRIRLQTLRGEFEELEMTENESILDYFTRLLSNVNQQKQNGEKIEDYKNAGPVMLEQALESKLTLDKQNGNQRRGGFRGRGRGRSNYQPRNQNNEKNFTHGKGSRRGGKTFKERGNAKDVQCFSCQKFGHYASDCWHKPNTQGNRLNFAESSQSNEDTPTLLLAHEEANNQEDMWFFDSGASNHMCGRKEFFIELDEKIQGNVSLGDSSKLQVAGKGKIQIILKNGKEEFISNVYYVPNMKSNILSIGQLIEKGYIVHIEGSNLILRDTRGRLIAQSKMAKNRMFPRNSTSMYKSVSMVS